One part of the Eubalaena glacialis isolate mEubGla1 chromosome 19, mEubGla1.1.hap2.+ XY, whole genome shotgun sequence genome encodes these proteins:
- the STAT3 gene encoding signal transducer and activator of transcription 3 isoform X5, with protein sequence MRPAKNHMQLWCFIISWVKLTSSIAASCKSPMFSISTLWEESRLLQTAATAAQQGGQANHPTAAVVTEKQQMLEQHLQDVRKRVQDLEQKMKVVENLQDDFDFNYKTLKSQGDMQDLNGNNQSVTRQKMQQLEQMLTALDQMRRSIVSELAGLLSAMEYVQKTLTDEELADWKRRQQIACIGGPPNICLDRLENWITSLAESQLQTRQQIKKLEELQQKVSYKGDPIVQHRPMLEERIVELFRNLMKSAFVVERQPCMPMHPDRPLVIKTGVQFTTKVRLLVKFPELNYQLKIKVCIDKDSGDVAALRGSRKFNILGTNTKVMNMEESNNGSLSAEFKHLTLREQRCGNGGRANCDASLIVTEELHLITFETEVYHQGLKIDLETHSLPVVVISNICQMPNAWASILWYNMLTNNPKNVNFFTKPPIGTWDQVAEVLSWQFSSTTKRGLSIEQLTTLAEKLLGPGVNYSGCQITWAKFCKENMAGKGFSFWVWLDNIIDLVKKYILALWNEGYIMGFISKERERAILSTKPPGTFLLRFSESSKEGGVTFTWVEKDISGKTQIQSVEPYTKQQLNNMSFAEIIMGYKIMDATNILVSPLVYLYPDIPKEEAFGKYCRPESQEHPEADPGSAAPYLKTKFICVTPTTCSNTIDLPMSPRTLDSLMQFGNNGEGAEPSAGGQFESLTFDMELTSECATSPM encoded by the exons ATGCGGCCAGCAAAGAATCACATGCAACTTTGGTGTTTCATAATCTCTTGGGTGAAATTGACCAGCAGTATAGCCGCTTCCTGCAAGAGTCCAATGTTCTCTATCAGCAC CCTGTGGGAAGAGTCCCGCCTCCTCCAGACTGCAGCCACTGCAGCccag CAAGGGGGCCAGGCCAACCATCCCACGGCCGCCGTGGTGACGGAGAAGCAGCAAATGCTGGAGCAGCACCTACAGGATGTCCGGAAGCGTGTCCAG GATCTAGAACAGAAAATGAAAGTGGTAGAGAATCTCCAGGATGACTTTGATTTCAACTACAAAACCCTCAAGAGTCAAGGAG aTATGCAAGATCTGAATGGAAACAACCAGTCAGTGACCAGGCAGAAGATGCAGCAGCTCGAACAGATGCTTACCGCGCTGGACCAGATGCGGCGA AGCATCGTGAGTGAGTTGGCAGGGCTTTTGTCAGCTATGGAGTACGTGCAGAAAACTCTCACGGATGAAGAGCTGGCCGACTGGAAGAGGCGGCAACAGATTGCTTGCATTGGAGGCCCTCCCAACATCTGCCTAGATCGGCTAGAAAACTg GATAACCTCATTGGCAGAATCTCAACTTCAGACCCGCCAACAAATTAAGAAACTGGAGGAGTTGCAGCAGAAAGTTAGCTACAAAGGGGATCCCATTGTACAACACCGGCCAATGCTGGAGGAGAGAATCGTAGAGCTGTTTAGAAACTTAATGAAAAG TGCCTTCGTGGTAGAGCGGCAGCCCTGCATGCCTATGCATCCCGACCGGCCATTAGTCATCAAGACCGGTGTCCAGTTTACAACTAAAGTCAG attGCTGGTCAAATTCCCTGAGCTAAATTATCAGCTTAAAATTAAAGTGTGCATTGACAA AGACTCCGGGGATGTTGCAGCTCTCAGAGG ATCCCGGAAATTTAACATCCTGGGCACAAACACGAAAGTGATGAACATGGAAGAGTCCAACAACGGCAGCCTCTCTGCAGAGTTCAAACACTTG ACCCTGAGAGAGCAGAGATGTGGTAACGGGGGCCGAGCCAACTGCGAT GCCTCCCTGATTGTGACTGAGGAGCTGCACCTGATCACCTTTGAGACTGAGGTGTATCACCAAGGCCTCAAGATTGACCTAGAG ACCCACTCCTTGCCAGTTGTGGTGATCTCCAACATCTGTCAGATGCCCAACGCCTGGGCGTCCATCCTGTGGTATAACATGCTGACCAACAACCCCAAG AACGTGAACTTTTTCACCAAGCCCCCAATTGGAACATGGGATCAAGTGGCCGAGGTGCTGAGCTGGCAGTTCTCCTCCACCACCAAGCGCGGGCTGAGCATCGAGCAGTTGACAACGCTGGCGGAGAAACTCTTAG gaccTGGTGTGAACTATTCAGGGTGTCAGATCACATGGGCTAAATTTTGCAAA GAAAACATGGCCGGCAAGGGCTTCTCCTTCTGGGTCTGGCTGGACAATATCATTGACCTTGTGAAAAAGTACATCCTGGCCCTTTGGAATGAAGG GTACATAATGGGCTTTATCAGTAAGGAGAGGGAGCGGGCCATCTTGAGCACCAAGCCCCCAGGCACCTTCCTGCTGAGATTCAGTGAAAGCAGCAAAGAAGGAGGAGTCACCTTCACTTGGGTGGAGAAGGACATCAGCG GTAAGACCCAGATCCAGTCGGTGGAACCATACACCAAGCAGCAGCTGAACAACATGTCGTTTGCTGAAATCATCATGGGCTATAAGATCATGGATGCCACCAATATCCTCGTGTCTCCGCTGGTCTATCTCTACCCTGACATTCCAAAGGAGGAGGCGTTTGGAAAGTACTGTCGGCCAGAGAGCCAGGAGCATCCTGAAGCTGACCCAGGTA GTGCTGCCCCATACCTGAAGACTAAGTTCATCTGTGTGACACC AACGACCTGCAGCAATACCATTGACCTGCCGATGTCCCCCCGCACTTTAGATTCATTGATGCAGTTTGGAAATAATGGTGAAGGTGCTGAACCCTCAGCAGGAGGGCAGTTTG AATCCCTCACGTTCGACATGGAGCTGACCTCGGAGTGCGCTACCTCCCCCATGTGA